From the Pseudodesulfovibrio indicus genome, the window TGTTGGCCACGTATTTGACCACCGTGCCCTTGTCGAAAAACTTGTCGGCGACGTTGGCCATGGAGGGCATCCAGTTGCCGAAGAAGACGTCGGCATCGCCCGTGGACAGGGCCGAGTAGACGATGGGCACGGAAAAGACCTTGTTTTCGGCCTGGTAGCCCAGGCTTTCGAGGACGTTGACCGCCACCTCGGACTTGATGGTCACGCCGGTCCAGGAGACGCTGGCGATGGTGATCTTGTCGGCGGCAAAAGCCGTGAGGGACGAACAAAACAGTGTTGCGACAATGAAAGCGACGGCGAGAATGCGTCGTAAGCCGATGGACATCAAACCTCCCATGTTGCGGTTGAGGGAGCGGCCCGCCCGTGGCCGGCCGCTCCCGCACGCGAAATGCGCTGCAGCCTACGCCCCGAACCAGTTGAGCGGCTCGGTGGCGTGGTTGCGGTATATGTGCTTGACCTCGGTGTACTCTTCGAGGCCGATCTTCCCCAGTTCGCGCCCCAGGCCGGACTGCTTGTAGCCGCCCCAGGGGGCCTGGACGAAATAGACGTTGAAATCGTTGACCCAGACCGTGCCGAACCGCAGCGCGGCGGAAACCCGCTCCATGCGGTCCGGGTCGCGGGTCCAGAACCCGGCGGACAGCCCGTAGATGGTGTCGTTGGCCCGCCAGACCGCCTCGGCCTCGTCCGTGAACCGCTCCACGGTGATCACCGGGCCGAAGACCTCCTCGCGCACGATGCGCATGTGGTTGCCGCAGTCGGTGAACAGCGTGGGCAGGTAGAAGTAGCCGTCGGCGAGGGCCGGGTCGTCGGGCCGCTTGCCGCCCAGGACCAGGTTCGCGCCCTCGGCGACCGCGATGGCCACGTACTCCTCGACCTTGGCCCGGTGGGCGGCGGAAATGAGCGGTCCCATCTGGGTCTTCTCGTCGAATCCGTTGCCGACCACGATGCGCTCCATGCGCGCCTTGAGCGCAGCCACGAACCGGTCGTGGAGCTTGTCCTGGACCAGGATTCTGGCCCCGGCGGAACAGATCTGCCCGGCGTGGAAGAAGACGCCGTTCAGGGCGTGGTCCACGGCCAGGTCCAGGTCCGCGTCGTCGAAGATGATGTTCGGGTTCTTGCCGCCCAGTTCCAGGGCGACCTTCTTCACGTTCCCGGCTGCCGAGCGCATGATCGCCTTGCCGGTCTCGATGCCGCCGGTGAAGGAGATCAGGTCCACGTCGTCGCTCTCGGACAGGGGCGCGCCCACTTCCGGGCCGGAACCGAGCACGGTATTGACCACACCGGGCGGGAACCCGGCCTCCTCGGCCAGCTCCGTGACCTTGAGGGTGGTCAGCGGGGTGATCTCGCTCGGCTTCATGACGATGCAGCAACCGGCGGCCAGGGCCGGGGCCATCTTCCAGGACGCCTGGAGCAGCGGGTAGTTCCAGGGGGAAATCTGCCCGCACACGCCCACCGGCTCGCGCACCACGCGGCTGGTGGAGTTCGGGTTGGGCGAGGCGATGGTCTCGCCGCCGTCCTTGTCCGCCAGCCCGGCGAAGTACCGGAAGATGCCCATGATGTCGCTCATGTCCCAGCGGCTCTCCTCCACGGTCTTGCCCGTGTCGAGGCTCTCCAGCCGCGCAAGCTCCTCGGAGTCGCGCTCGATGAGGTCCGCCAGCCGGAACAGCAGCCGGGCGCGCTCCACGGCGGGGGTCTGCGGCCAGCCGCCCTGGTCGAAGGCGTGCCGGGCCGCGCCGATGGCGGCCTCGGCGTCCTCGCGCCCGCCCTCGGCGACCACGGCGATGACCGAGCCGTCAAAGGGATTGTGAATCTCGCGCCTGCCGCCGTGCGTGCTGCCGCGCCACTGCCCGTCGATGTAATGGTTGCCCAGCAACATGGCTACGCCTCCCTCCGCTCGTGCTTGTAGAACGGCGCGTGCTCGGGGGGCAGCGGCGTGTTGCCGAGGATGATGTCCGCGGCCTTTTCCGCGATCATCATGGTCGGGGCGTAGATGTTGCCGTTGGTCACGTAGGGCATGACCGAGGCGTCCACCACGCGCAGCCCTTCCACGCCGCGCACGCGCAGCTCGGGGTCGGTGACCGCCATGTCGTGGGTGCCCATGGCGCAGGTGCAGCTCGGGTGGTAGGCGGACTCGCCCTCGCGGGCCACGAAATCGAGGATCTCCTCGTCGGTCTGCGCCTGTGCGCCCGGCGCCAGCTCCTTGCCCCGGAACTCGTCGAAGGCGGGCTGGGTCATGATCTCGCGGGTCTTGCGGATGGCCTCCACCCACTCCCTGCGCTCCTGGTCCGTGGACAGGTAGTTGAACAGGATGGACGGGTGCTCGGCGGGATCGTCGGACTTGATCTTCACATGCCCGCGCACATCGGTGTTCATGGGGCCGACGTGGACCTGGTAGCCGTGGCCCTCGTTGGGGGCCGAGCCGTCGTAGCGGATGGCGATGGGCAGGAAATGGTACTGGAGGTTGGGGTACTCCACCTGGTCGTTGCTCCGGATGAAGCCGCCGGCCTCGAAATGGTTGGTGGCCGCCTCGCCGGTCTGGCCGAAGAGCCACTTCATGCCGATCCACGGCTGCCGGTACCACTTCAGGCACGGGAACATGGAGACCGGCTTCTTGCAGGCGTACTGGACATAGAGCTCCAGGTGATCCTGGAGGTTCTCGCCCACGCCGGGCAGGTCGTGGACCACGTTGACGCCGAGCGCGCTCAGCTCCGCGCCGTTGCCCACGCCCGAAAGCTGGAGCAGCTGCGGGGAATTGATCGCCCCGCCGCAGGAGATGACCTCGCCGCCGTAGGCCTTGTGCAGGCGTCGGCCACGGGCGTATTCCACACCCACGGCGCGCTTGCCTTCGAAGAGAATGCGGGTGGCCGTGGCCAAACACTTGACCGTCAGGTTGCGGCGGTTCTTGACCGGGTGGACATAGGCCCGCGCCGCGTTCCAGCGGCGGCCCCGGTGGGTGTTGCGGTCGAATTTGCCGAACCCTTCCTGCTGATAGCCGTTGACGTCCTTGGTCACGGGATAGCCCGCCTGCTGGACCGCGCCGAAGAAGGCGTCGAAGAGCGGATTGTCGCATTCCGGCTCGGTCAGGTACAGGGGGCCGACCGCGCCCTGGTACTCGTCCGCGCCCGCGGTCCGGCATTCGAACCGCTTGAAATAGGGCAGGCAGTGCGCATAGGACCACTCGTCAAGGCCGTCCTCTTCGGCCCACTTCTCGTAGTCCATGGCGTTGCCGCGAATGTAGATCATGCCGTTGATGCAGCTGGACCCGCCCAGGACCTTGCCGCGCGGCTGGTAGATGCGGCGGTTGTTCATGTGCGGCTCGGGGTCGGACTCGTACCACCAGTTGTAGGTCTTCCCGGCCAGCGGATAGGTCAGCGCGGCGGGCATGTGGATGCGGAAGTCGAGCTTGAAGTCGGGAAGCCCCGCCTCCAGGACCAGGACCTTGTTTTTGGGGTTCGCGGAAAGGCGGTTGGCCAGGACGGAACCGGCGGAACCGCCGCCTACAATTATGTAATCGTATTGCTTCATTCGGCTTTTCTCTCTTTTGGCTGTTGATTGTCTTCCTGCAGGAACTCGGCGCCCAGCCCGTTGGTCGGCACGCCGCGCTCCTCCACGCACTGCCGCAGCAGCACGTAGTGGTGTCCGATGTAGGCCAGGGCGCGCATGACGTCGCCCCCGGCGATGGCCTTGGCCGTGTCGCTCCAGTTGGCCGCCGCCCTCCTCCGGTAGTCGGGGTCCCGGTACAGGGCGTAGTCGTGGGAGCTGAATCCCATCTGGAGCGCGTGCATGACCCATTCGAACAACGGGTTGCGGGCCATGCGGGCCAGGTCGAGGTTCAATTTCCGGTCCAGCTCGCTGGTGGCCTCGAAATCGGGATCGGGCGCGTCGAGCATGGATTCCAGCCGGGACGCCTCCCGGACCAGGGCCTCCTTTTCCGCCGGTTGACCGTGGGCCATGGCCATCTGGGTTATGGCCCGGTCCAGGGTCTCGCGGAATTCGATGAGCTTCTCCGGCTCCACCGGGTGCTGCTTCAGGAACAGGGCCAGCGACTCGGACACGTTGCCCACGTCGAGCTGCCGGACGTACGCCCCGCCCTTGGCCCCCTTCTTCACACCGAGCAGTCCCTTCTGCTGCAATATCTTGATCGCCTCGCGCACCACGCCGCGTCCGGTGCCGAACCGGGTCTGCATCTCCCGCTCGCTCGGCAGCCGCTCGCCCGGGGTCAGCCTGCCGTCCACGATGGCGGCCTCGATCTGCAACGCGACCTCTTCGCTGGCGCGGCCCGCCCGCACCGGCAAAAACAGATGATGAACCTTGGCTGTCTCGCTCATTGGCACTACCTATGCGCCGATCAAACGGCATTTTGCATTGATTTTTGAAGAAAGGCCCTTGTTTGGTAGGACCATTATAGCCGTACATTTCTCCCGGCGTCAACCCGGTCTTGTTTTCGGGGCGGGACAAGGGCTTTCGCCTGTCGGGGGATGGTTTTTAGAGTAAATCTAGACATAAATTTTCGAGAATATTGGCTTTTTCTCAATGGTTACACTTCCGGCAAAATTTCGGGTAGTTAGGAGTGGCCGAGTCGTGGTATAAGCGTACTCGGACAGGCGGGAAGCGTGAAAACCGTCAATAATTCATTAAACTAATTGATAATCGGACCGATAAGAGCCATTGGGACGCAAGGGCCGGGGTGGACGACAAGTGACGAACGAAAGAAGACGGGAACTGGCCGAGCGTGCGGCCGCCGTGAGAGAAGCCCTGGCAGGGGCCGCCAAGGAGGCGGGCCGCGCCCCGGAGGACGTGACCCTGGTGGCGGTGTCCAAACTGCACCCGGCGTCGGACGTCCGCGACCTGGCCGAAAGCGGCCAGACCGAGTTCGGCGAGAACTACGTCCAGGAGGCCCTGGCCAAGCAGGAAGCGCTGGCCGGGCTGCCGGTGAACTGGCATTTCATCGGCGGGTTGCAGTCCAACAAGGCCAAATACGTGGCCGGGAATTTCACCCTGGTGCACAGCGTGGACTCTTCCAAGCTGGCCCAGGCATTGCACAAAAAGGCCGCGAGCCTCGGATTGGTCCAGGACATTCTGCTTCAGGTGAATATTGCGGGCGAGGTACAAAAGTCCGGAGTTCCGGAGAAGAGCCTGCCCCGATTGGCCGAGGAGGTCCTGTCGCTGAAGGGCGTGCGTCTCGTCGGGTTGATGACGATGCCGCCGTTTTTCGACGATCCCGAGGGCGCGAGGCCGGTGTTTTCCCGTCTGCGCGAGCTGCGCGACGGGCTGGAAACGAGGCTGGGCATGCGGTTGCCGCACCTCTCCATGGGCATGACCGGGGACTTCATCCCGGCGGTGCAGGAGGGCGCGACGCTGGTGCGCATAGGAACGCGAATTTTCGGGGAGCGGCCCCCGCGAGGATAGGAACAAGGCGGCAACTGTATGGATCTCGGAACCATAATCGGCATCGTCCTCTCGTTCGGCCTGGTGTTGTCGGCGATCATGACCGGCTCCAGCCTGATCATCTTCGTGTCCGTGCCCTCCCTGCTGATCGTCGTGGGCGGCACCATCGGCGCCGGACTGGTCAACTACCCCATGAACTACATCATCGGCGTCATCGGGGTCATCAAGAACACCTTCTTCACCAGCCTGGACTCGCCCTCCGAGATCATCGAGCGGTTCAAGGACTACGCCAACCGAGCCCGCCGCGAGGGCATCCTGTCCCTGGAGCCGCTGATCAAGGAGATCGACGACGACTACATGCGCAAGGGGCTCCAGCTGACCGTGGACGGCCTGGAGCCGCAGACCATCCAGGAGATCCTGGAAACCGAGATTTCGTACCTGGGCGAACGCCACGCCACGGGCGCTGACGTGGTCGGGGCGCTGGGCACCCTGGCCCCGGCCATGGGCATGATCGGCACGGTCATCGGCCTGGTGCAGATGCTCCAGACCATGTCCGACCCGTCCTCCATCGGCCCGGCCATGGCCGTGGCCCTGCTGACCACCCTGTACGGCGCGCTCATCGCCAACCTGATCCTCATCCCCATGGCGGGCAAGCTCAAGGCGCGCAGCAAGGAGGAAATCCTGCTGCGCGAGATGATCATGGAGGGCATCCTGTCCATCTCCAAGGGCGAGAACCCGCGCATCATCGAAGAGAAGCTGAACAGCTACCTGCCGCCCAAGGATCGGATCATCTCGGACTAACCTCGGTCCCCGGGGGACGCCATGGCCAAGAAGAAGAAAAAACTGATCTGCGAGGAGATCCCCCTCTGGATGGTCACGTTCGCGGACTGCATGACCCTCATGCTGACCTTCTTCATCCTGCTCGTGTCCATGGCCACCATCGACCAGCGCCGCAAGCTGGTGGCGCTCGGGTCCATCATCGGCACCTTCGGCTTCGACAAGGCGAGCTACGAGGTGTTCTCCAAGAAGGACACCAAGCAGACCGTGGAGCCCGGCCCCATCGACACCGGCGACCTGGAGCCGCTCCAGGCCCTGAAATGGGAGAACGTGGACCAGGACATCAACTTTTCTTCCAGCCGGTTCGTCCAGATCCTGTCCATCAACGCGCGGCTGCTCTTCGCCCCGGACGGCTTCACCCTGAGCGCCGAGGGGCTGGCCACCCTGGACCGCTTCCTGCCGCTGCTGCTCCAGGTCAAATACCCGCTGCTCCTGGCCGGACACACCTCGGACCTGCGCGACGAGCGGGACCTGGACTACCAGCCCGGCGACGACGAGCAGAACCCCGATCTCTCCTGGAAGCTCTCCCTGAACCGCGCCCTGGCCATCTACCGCTACCTGCTCGACAAGGGCATGGACCCGGACATGATCCGGGTGGAGGCGTTCGGCAAGTACCGGCCCCACTATCCGCCCGACACCGCAGAGAACCGCAGCCGCAACCGGCGCGTGGACATCGTCCTGGACAAGCGGTCCAGCCGGCTGGGCG encodes:
- the betB gene encoding betaine-aldehyde dehydrogenase codes for the protein MLLGNHYIDGQWRGSTHGGRREIHNPFDGSVIAVVAEGGREDAEAAIGAARHAFDQGGWPQTPAVERARLLFRLADLIERDSEELARLESLDTGKTVEESRWDMSDIMGIFRYFAGLADKDGGETIASPNPNSTSRVVREPVGVCGQISPWNYPLLQASWKMAPALAAGCCIVMKPSEITPLTTLKVTELAEEAGFPPGVVNTVLGSGPEVGAPLSESDDVDLISFTGGIETGKAIMRSAAGNVKKVALELGGKNPNIIFDDADLDLAVDHALNGVFFHAGQICSAGARILVQDKLHDRFVAALKARMERIVVGNGFDEKTQMGPLISAAHRAKVEEYVAIAVAEGANLVLGGKRPDDPALADGYFYLPTLFTDCGNHMRIVREEVFGPVITVERFTDEAEAVWRANDTIYGLSAGFWTRDPDRMERVSAALRFGTVWVNDFNVYFVQAPWGGYKQSGLGRELGKIGLEEYTEVKHIYRNHATEPLNWFGA
- the betA gene encoding choline dehydrogenase, which gives rise to MKQYDYIIVGGGSAGSVLANRLSANPKNKVLVLEAGLPDFKLDFRIHMPAALTYPLAGKTYNWWYESDPEPHMNNRRIYQPRGKVLGGSSCINGMIYIRGNAMDYEKWAEEDGLDEWSYAHCLPYFKRFECRTAGADEYQGAVGPLYLTEPECDNPLFDAFFGAVQQAGYPVTKDVNGYQQEGFGKFDRNTHRGRRWNAARAYVHPVKNRRNLTVKCLATATRILFEGKRAVGVEYARGRRLHKAYGGEVISCGGAINSPQLLQLSGVGNGAELSALGVNVVHDLPGVGENLQDHLELYVQYACKKPVSMFPCLKWYRQPWIGMKWLFGQTGEAATNHFEAGGFIRSNDQVEYPNLQYHFLPIAIRYDGSAPNEGHGYQVHVGPMNTDVRGHVKIKSDDPAEHPSILFNYLSTDQERREWVEAIRKTREIMTQPAFDEFRGKELAPGAQAQTDEEILDFVAREGESAYHPSCTCAMGTHDMAVTDPELRVRGVEGLRVVDASVMPYVTNGNIYAPTMMIAEKAADIILGNTPLPPEHAPFYKHERREA
- a CDS encoding FadR/GntR family transcriptional regulator, with the protein product MSETAKVHHLFLPVRAGRASEEVALQIEAAIVDGRLTPGERLPSEREMQTRFGTGRGVVREAIKILQQKGLLGVKKGAKGGAYVRQLDVGNVSESLALFLKQHPVEPEKLIEFRETLDRAITQMAMAHGQPAEKEALVREASRLESMLDAPDPDFEATSELDRKLNLDLARMARNPLFEWVMHALQMGFSSHDYALYRDPDYRRRAAANWSDTAKAIAGGDVMRALAYIGHHYVLLRQCVEERGVPTNGLGAEFLQEDNQQPKERKAE
- a CDS encoding YggS family pyridoxal phosphate-dependent enzyme; protein product: MTNERRRELAERAAAVREALAGAAKEAGRAPEDVTLVAVSKLHPASDVRDLAESGQTEFGENYVQEALAKQEALAGLPVNWHFIGGLQSNKAKYVAGNFTLVHSVDSSKLAQALHKKAASLGLVQDILLQVNIAGEVQKSGVPEKSLPRLAEEVLSLKGVRLVGLMTMPPFFDDPEGARPVFSRLRELRDGLETRLGMRLPHLSMGMTGDFIPAVQEGATLVRIGTRIFGERPPRG
- a CDS encoding motility protein A gives rise to the protein MDLGTIIGIVLSFGLVLSAIMTGSSLIIFVSVPSLLIVVGGTIGAGLVNYPMNYIIGVIGVIKNTFFTSLDSPSEIIERFKDYANRARREGILSLEPLIKEIDDDYMRKGLQLTVDGLEPQTIQEILETEISYLGERHATGADVVGALGTLAPAMGMIGTVIGLVQMLQTMSDPSSIGPAMAVALLTTLYGALIANLILIPMAGKLKARSKEEILLREMIMEGILSISKGENPRIIEEKLNSYLPPKDRIISD
- a CDS encoding OmpA/MotB family protein, which codes for MAKKKKKLICEEIPLWMVTFADCMTLMLTFFILLVSMATIDQRRKLVALGSIIGTFGFDKASYEVFSKKDTKQTVEPGPIDTGDLEPLQALKWENVDQDINFSSSRFVQILSINARLLFAPDGFTLSAEGLATLDRFLPLLLQVKYPLLLAGHTSDLRDERDLDYQPGDDEQNPDLSWKLSLNRALAIYRYLLDKGMDPDMIRVEAFGKYRPHYPPDTAENRSRNRRVDIVLDKRSSRLGDRIVDAMPVVRDRKDSMTVNGFEFDVSTPEELR